The proteins below come from a single Magallana gigas chromosome 10, xbMagGiga1.1, whole genome shotgun sequence genomic window:
- the LOC105342467 gene encoding uncharacterized protein yields the protein MLFEDGPKLQRQDIVRCYLCDTPVPEHYCDTCYTSLCTVCAEEHLSDKFKDHKVVPFRQRRSSPNYPKCPKHTKKRCELHCEQCDVPICTRCLSTRKHKEHKIIDIVANFQRKKEIIQTELLELEKSIYPKYQETASTIPVRKADLHEHSKKFTTDLIQRGEDLHREVDAITEKLKCESDENEANCLAFLNDQEKEINRGVSEIARRILDLKKLSKSNDVCLVAGYTSQIAELSRPPPNLNVSIPHFSCQEINTAQLSELFGSLSLLPMTVDEPDNNTASQGAESSPPSRLFLDQPEFIRAINTRFELLYSVTCLSDEEIWTRGNNNIMKLHNLKQELLESIKTKSENKPWDLAVTKTGDLLYTDPWDSSVNRVTNKEIQPLIRFRGWIPRNLCSTSSGDLLVVVNSDDNEETKVVRFSGSTKIQNIQFNDKGQAFFAPQSYTKYICENRNMDICVADYLGRAVVVVNQAGRHRFTYTGSSFPSTESFIPVGIATDSQSRILAADCMNHRIHVIENDGRFLRYIDNCDLFIPLGLCVDTKDNLLVAERDSGKVKIIQYYI from the coding sequence ATGCTTTTTGAAGATGGACCAAAATTACAGCGCCAGGATATCGTACGATGTTACCTGTGTGACACACCTGTCCCAGAGCATTACTGTGACACCTGTTACACCAGTCTATGCACGGTTTGTGCTGAAGAGCATCTCTCTGACAAATTCAAAGACCATAAAGTGGTGCCGTTTAGACAGCGAAGATCTAGTCCAAATTATCCAAAATGCCCGAAGCACACCAAAAAACGGTGCGAGCTccactgtgaacaatgtgacgTGCCAATTTGCACCCGTTGCTTGTCCACTCGAAAACACAAAGAACACAAAATAATTGACATTGTTGCAAACTTTCAacgaaagaaagaaataatacaGACAGAGCTTCTAGAACTAGAGAAATCTATTTATCCAAAATACCAAGAGACTGCCTCTACCATTCCAGTCCGGAAAGCTGATCTGCATGAACACTCAAAGAAGTTTACAACAGACCTCATTCAACGAGGTgaagacttgcacagagaaGTAGACGCCATCACCGAGAAACTGAAATGCGAATCTGATGAAAATGAAGCAAATTGCCTAGCTTTCCTGAATGATCAAGAAAAGGAAATTAACCGGGGTGTATCTGAAATCGCGCGAAGAATTCTTGACTTGAAGAAACTATCGAAATCTAATGATGTGTGCCTTGTCGCTGGATACACCTCTCAGATAGCTGAACTAAGTAGACCGCCGCCCAATCTTAATGTGTCAATACCACATTTTTCTTGTCAGGAGATCAACACAGCTCAGCTCTCTGAACTGTTTGGTTCTCTATCATTACTTCCCATGACAGTTGATGAACCTGACAACAACACTGCCAGCCAAGGAGCCGAGTCTTCTCCACCAAGCAGGTTGTTTCTTGACCAACCAGAATTCATCCGGGCCATTAACACAAGATTTGAGCTCCTCTACAGCGTGACCTGCTTGAGCGATGAGGAAATTTGGACCCGTGGAAACAACAACATTATGAAACTCCACAACCTCAAACAAGAGCTGCTGGAGTCAATCAAAACTAAGTCAGAGAACAAACCATGGGACTTAGCAGTGACAAAGACTGGTGATCTACTTTATACTGACCCATGGGATAGCTCTGTAAACAGGGTAACAAATAAAGAGATACAGCCATTGATCAGATTTCGGGGATGGATACCTCGCAATCtatgtagtacctcctctggtgacctgtTAGTTGTCGTGAACAGTGACGATAATGAagaaacaaaagttgtgcgtttCTCGGGCTCCACAAAGATacaaaacattcaattcaaTGACAAAGGGCAAGCATTTTTTGCACCTCAAAGTTACACAAAGTACATCTGCGAGAACAGAAACATGGATATCTGTGTAGCAGACTATTTAGgccgtgcagtagtggtggtcaatcaggctgGCAGACATAGATTTACGTACACAGGCTCCTCATTTCCATCCACGGAATCGTTCATTCCAGTCGGTATCGCCACAGACAGCCAGAGTCGGATCCTGGCGGCAGACTGCATGAACCACCGTATTCATGTCATCGAAAATGACGGACGGTTCCttcgctacattgacaactgcgACTTATTCATTCCATTGGGCTTATGTGTAGACACGAAAGACAATCTTCTAGTGGCTGAGAGGGACTCgggaaaagtaaaaataatcCAATATTATATTTAG
- the LOC105342460 gene encoding tenascin isoform X1, which yields MRIYSVLAFVALAGYVSAGVRRADCHNGHQCVCSDGQTGVCNSQGHCDCGNNGKRQAASQCTTAADCTGCSSNQVAECHHGHCTCHHDSNHHPFRRADCHNGHQCVCSDGQTGVCNSQGHCDCGNNGKRQAASQCTTAADCTGCSSNQVAECHHGHCTCHHDSNHHPFRRADCHNGHQCVCSDGQTGVCNSQGHCDCGNNGKRQAASQCTTAADCTGCSSNQVAECHHGHCTCHHDSNHHPFRRADCHNGHQCVCSDGQTGVCNSQGHCDCGNNGKRQAASQCTTAADCTGCSSNQVAECHHGHCTCHHDSNHHPFRQVRQTMCTVDANCTCAGAHEVAFCENGNCHCKHDEHHHNPGNHHPGRRQTTACMDPDDCTCGAHETATCDAGMCHCHNDGDTGNHNPPHHPQIRQTMCTVDANCTCAGAHEVAFCENGNCHCKHDEHHHNPGNHHPGRRQTTACMDPDDCTCGAHETATCDAGMCHCHNNGDTGNHNPPHHP from the exons ATGAGGATTTATAGCGTCTTAGCTTTTGTAGCTTTGGCAg ggTATGTTTCGGCAGGAGTAAG ACGCGCTGATTGTCATAACGGACACCAGTGTGTGTGCTCTGACGGACAGACCGGAGTCTGTAACAGCCAGGGACATTGTGACTGCGGAAACAACGG CAAGAGACAGGCGGCCAGTCAGTGTACCACCGCCGCTGACTGCACCGGATGTTCTAGTAACCAGGTCGCCGAGTGTCACCATGGTCACTGCACGTGTCACCATGACAGCAACCATCACCCTTTTAG ACGCGCTGATTGTCATAACGGACACCAGTGTGTGTGCTCTGACGGACAGACCGGAGTCTGTAACAGCCAGGGACATTGTGACTGTGGAAACAACGG CAAGAGACAAGCGGCAAGTCAGTGTACCACCGCCGCTGATTGCACCGGATGTTCTAGTAACCAGGTCGCCGAGTGTCACCATGGACACTGCACGTGTCACCATGACAGCAATCATCATCCATTCAG ACGCGCTGATTGTCATAACGGACACCAGTGTGTGTGCTCTGACGGACAGACCGGAGTCTGTAACAGCCAGGGACATTGTGACTGTGGAAACAACGG CAAGAGACAGGCGGCCAGTCAGTGTACCACCGCCGCTGATTGCACCGGATGTTCTAGTAACCAGGTCGCCGAGTGTCACCATGGACACTGCACGTGTCACCATGACAGCAACCATCACCCTTTTAG ACGCGCTGATTGTCATAACGGACACCAGTGTGTGTGCTCTGACGGACAGACCGGAGTCTGTAACAGCCAGGGACATTGTGACTGTGGAAACAACGG CAAGAGACAGGCGGCCAGTCAGTGTACCACCGCCGCTGATTGCACCGGATGTTCTAGTAACCAAGTCGCCGAGTGTCACCATGGTCACTGCACGTGTCACCATGACAGCAATCATCATCCTTTCAG ACAAGTTAGACAGACGATGTGTACCGTGGATGCCAATTGCACATGCGCCGGAGCCCATGAAGTAGCTTTCTGTGAAAATGGAAACTGTCATTGTAAACACGACGAACACCATCACAATCCAGGAAACCACCATCC CGGCCGACGCCAAACCACAGCCTGTATGGATCCAGATGATTGTACATGCGGCGCCCATGAAACCGCCACCTGTGACGCTGGCATGTGTCACTGCCACAATGATGGCGATACAGGAAACCACAACCCACCACATCATCC TCAAATTAGACAGACGATGTGTACCGTAGATGCCAACTGCACATGCGCCGGAGCCCATGAAGTAGCTTTCTGTGAAAATGGAAACTGTCATTGTAAACATGACGAACACCATCACAATCCAGGAAACCACCAtcc TGGCCGACGCCAAACCACAGCCTGTATGGATCCAGATGATTGTACATGCGGCGCCCATGAAACCGCCACCTGTGACGCTGGCATGTGTCACTGCCACAATAATGGCGATACAGGAAACCACAACCCACCACATCACCC ttgA
- the LOC105342460 gene encoding tenascin isoform X2 encodes MRIYSVLAFVALAGYVSAGVRRADCHNGHQCVCSDGQTGVCNSQGHCDCGNNGKRQAASQCTTAADCTGCSSNQVAECHHGHCTCHHDSNHHPFRRADCHNGHQCVCSDGQTGVCNSQGHCDCGNNGKRQAASQCTTAADCTGCSSNQVAECHHGHCTCHHDSNHHPFRRADCHNGHQCVCSDGQTGVCNSQGHCDCGNNGKRQAASQCTTAADCTGCSSNQVAECHHGHCTCHHDSNHHPFRRADCHNGHQCVCSDGQTGVCNSQGHCDCGNNGKRQAASQCTTAADCTGCSSNQVAECHHGHCTCHHDSNHHPFSQIRQTMCTVDANCTCAGAHEVAFCENGNCHCKHDEHHHNPGNHHPGRRQTTACMDPDDCTCGAHETATCDAGMCHCHNNGDTGNHNPPHHP; translated from the exons ATGAGGATTTATAGCGTCTTAGCTTTTGTAGCTTTGGCAg ggTATGTTTCGGCAGGAGTAAG ACGCGCTGATTGTCATAACGGACACCAGTGTGTGTGCTCTGACGGACAGACCGGAGTCTGTAACAGCCAGGGACATTGTGACTGCGGAAACAACGG CAAGAGACAGGCGGCCAGTCAGTGTACCACCGCCGCTGACTGCACCGGATGTTCTAGTAACCAGGTCGCCGAGTGTCACCATGGTCACTGCACGTGTCACCATGACAGCAACCATCACCCTTTTAG ACGCGCTGATTGTCATAACGGACACCAGTGTGTGTGCTCTGACGGACAGACCGGAGTCTGTAACAGCCAGGGACATTGTGACTGTGGAAACAACGG CAAGAGACAAGCGGCAAGTCAGTGTACCACCGCCGCTGATTGCACCGGATGTTCTAGTAACCAGGTCGCCGAGTGTCACCATGGACACTGCACGTGTCACCATGACAGCAATCATCATCCATTCAG ACGCGCTGATTGTCATAACGGACACCAGTGTGTGTGCTCTGACGGACAGACCGGAGTCTGTAACAGCCAGGGACATTGTGACTGTGGAAACAACGG CAAGAGACAGGCGGCCAGTCAGTGTACCACCGCCGCTGATTGCACCGGATGTTCTAGTAACCAGGTCGCCGAGTGTCACCATGGACACTGCACGTGTCACCATGACAGCAACCATCACCCTTTTAG ACGCGCTGATTGTCATAACGGACACCAGTGTGTGTGCTCTGACGGACAGACCGGAGTCTGTAACAGCCAGGGACATTGTGACTGTGGAAACAACGG CAAGAGACAGGCGGCCAGTCAGTGTACCACCGCCGCTGATTGCACCGGATGTTCTAGTAACCAAGTCGCCGAGTGTCACCATGGTCACTGCACGTGTCACCATGACAGCAATCATCATCCTTTCAG TCAAATTAGACAGACGATGTGTACCGTAGATGCCAACTGCACATGCGCCGGAGCCCATGAAGTAGCTTTCTGTGAAAATGGAAACTGTCATTGTAAACATGACGAACACCATCACAATCCAGGAAACCACCAtcc TGGCCGACGCCAAACCACAGCCTGTATGGATCCAGATGATTGTACATGCGGCGCCCATGAAACCGCCACCTGTGACGCTGGCATGTGTCACTGCCACAATAATGGCGATACAGGAAACCACAACCCACCACATCACCC ttgA
- the LOC105342448 gene encoding polypeptide N-acetylgalactosaminyltransferase 5 encodes MTIRFLKRYVKKGIIIVTLTLLITKYVSYLSLNQTSTEKTDAKSDKMANGKAAVIDSVRSYWREKKRVMRKSDLDASNIEALGSALSEFDEDDWKPSARAKTDLKAPGELGSPYIFNKSQLTSKEKLEYETGWKKNNFNEFASNRISLQRSLKDPRDKECHNLTYSENLPEVSIIVTFHNEAWSVLIRSVYSILNRTPDSLLKEVILVDDFSSLEHLKEPLDQFMEQFQKVKIVRATERQGLIRARLRGYREAVGDVLVFLDSHIECAEGWLEPLIDPIARNWSTVMTPVIDVIDKETFQYGFQAASATNVGGFDWSLMFTWHFVPETEQKRRQYKHYLPVRSPTMAGGLFAISRKYFEHIGTYDEGMDIWGGENLELSFRIWMCGGTLLTAPCSHVGHVFRHTPPYSFGPKKNVVKNNLVRMAEVWLDDFKYYYYQHINYTLGNYGDVSARRALRANLQCHSFDWYLVNVYPELLIPAEALYSGEIRSKAEPLCLESPYRFGKINKPLTVFHCHGQKGNQYWLYTQKGEIRHDLYGCIDDAGSTVYVNSCHGLGGNQKWTYREDNTIQHEGTDRCLELSADGKTVSVKKCMGIDRQLWVWNRKPPKGPVRSTFH; translated from the exons ATGACGattcgatttttaaaaaggtacgtAAAAAAGGGAATCATAATCGTAACTTTAACATTATTAATCACCAAATATGTTTCGTATTTGTCGCTAAATCAAACATCCACGGAAAAAACGGACGCTAAAAGTGACAAAATGGCGAATGGTAAAGCTGCAGTGATTGACTCTGTCCGTAGTTATTGGCGGGAAAAGAAACGTGTCATGAGAAAAAGTGACCTCGATGCTAGCAATATTGAGGCATTAGGTTCAGCATTGTCAGAATTTGATGAAGACGATTGGAAGCCAAGTGCAAGAGCAAAGACGGATTTAAAAGCGCCAG GAGAACTTGGAAGCCCTTACATTTTTAACAAGAGTCAGTTaacttcaaaagaaaaattGGAATATGAAACTGGCTGGAAAAAGAACAATTTCAATGAATTTGCCAGTAACAGAATTTCTCTACAACGAAGTCTCAAGGATCCGAGGGACAAAGA GTGTCACAACCTGACCTACAGCGAGAACCTGCCAGAGGTCAGCATCATTGTCACATTCCATAACGAGGCTTGGAGCGTTCTGATAAGGAGTGTATACAGTATACTCAACCGAACACCCGACTCTCTGCTCAAAGAAGTCATTCTTGTTGACGACTTTTCGTCCTTGG aGCATCTCAAAGAACCTCTTGATCAATTTATGGAACAATTCCAAAAGGTGAAAATAGTTCGAGCCACAGAGCGTCAGGGATTAATCCGCGCTCGTCTTCGTGGATACAGGGAGGCGGTCGGCGATGTCCTCGTTTTTCTAGACTCTCACATAGAGTGTGCTGAAG GTTGGTTGGAGCCCCTAATAGACCCTATAGCCAGAAACTGGAGCACCGTCATGACCCCTGTCATTGACGTCATAGATAAGGAGACATTTCAGTACGGGTTTCAAGCAGCCTCCGCGACTAATGTCGGTGGATTTGATTGGTCCTTGATGTTCACGTGGCATTTCGTCCCTGAAACAGAGCAAAAGCGACGCCAGTACAAGCATTATCTACCCGTAAG GTCGCCGACAATGGCCGGAGGATTGTTCGCCATCAGCAGGAAATATTTTGAGCACATTGGCACCTACGATGAAGGAATGGACATTTGGGGCGGGGAAAACTTGGAGTTATCATTCAGG ATATGGATGTGTGGTGGAACATTACTAACTGCTCCCTGCTCGCATGTTGGCCATGTTTTTCGACACACACCACCTTATTCCTTTGGCCCAAAGAAAAACGTCGTGAAAAACAACCTCGTGCGCATGGCGGAAGTGTGGCTAGACgatttcaaatattattacTATCAACATATCAACTACACTCTA GGAAATTACGGAGACGTTTCCGCGCGGAGGGCTCTCCGAGCCAACCTTCAGTGTCACAGTTTTGATTGGTATCTTGTTAATGTTTATCCGGAACTATTAATTCCGGCCGAGGCTCTTTACTCAGGGGAG ATTCGAAGCAAGGCAGAACCTTTGTGTCTGGAGAGTCCCTATAGGTTTGGAAAAATCAACAAACCATTAACTGTGTTTCACTGTCATGGACAGAAAGGGAATCAA TATTGGCTGTACACCCAGAAAGGTGAGATCCGCCATGATCTGTACGGCTGTATTGATGACGCAGGGTCAACTGTCTACGTCAACAGTTGCCATGGACTGGGCGGAAACCAAAAATGGACTTACAGAGAG GACAACACGATACAACATGAGGGCACAGACCGTTGTCTGGAGCTGTCAGCCGACGGTAAGACAGTGTCAGTGAAGAAGTGTATGGGGATAGATAGACAGTTGTGGGTCTGGAACAGGAAACCCCCAAAAGGACCAGTACGGAGCACCTTTCATTGA
- the LOC105342440 gene encoding adenosine receptor A1-like has protein sequence MTSNATSLGYEVEDVGFYIYYFGIMGLLTCVNIPGNILVMTTILRHRDLHINSNYLLVNQAAADLLYGVLYPVYNFAQMTIVPSVVEAFADYTVCTFFISQVLTVVFCSPINLMVVTVDRFIAIVYPLRYEQHVTAKSTLIAIASVWIFSELYSISVHVIYPPRSDFKICRYEDMFNVLQTLLMNLATGLTPLGVMIFLYIRIVKVVRTQSRSIAVQLIAVEATSNDNANSRKVPKKIKENKSTALISLLLLFYFCAWCPVLIYFLYVMLTETKPSPYFGATCRIFVFTNSCVNVFVYSLRLQNFRKYLMKDIRLCCKKFCDYLPEKKRRSYRINRLDRGDISTDRSSSKLSGRADISIINIQ, from the exons ATGACTTCAAACGCCACAAGTCTTGGATATGAAGTAGAGGATGTAGGATTTTACATTTACTACTTTGGAATAATGGGACTTCTAACCTGTGTGAATATTCCGGGAAATATCCTTGTGATGACGACAATATTACGTCATCGGGATTTACATATCAACAGTAACTATCTATTGGTGAATCAGGCGGCCGCCGACCTTTTATATGGAGTCCTTTATCCCGTCTATAACTTCGCACAGATGACCATAGTCCCTTCAGTTGTAGAAGCCTTTG CTGACTACACGGTGTGCACGTTTTTTATATCTCAAGTCCTGACGGTTGTCTTCTGCTCGCCCATCAACTTGATGGTGGTCACAGTGGACCGCTTCATCGCCATTGTGTATCCATTACGTTACGAGCAGCATGTGACCGCGAAATCTACACTTATCGCCATAGCCTCGGTTTGGATTTTCAGCGAATTGTACTCCATTAGTGTTCACGTGATCTATCCGCCAa GATCCGACTTCAAGATTTGTCGATACGAGGATATGTTCAACGTTCTCCAGACTCTGCTAATGAATCTAGCGACGGGACTGACTCCCCTGGGGGTGATGATATTTCTCTATATACGAATCGTAAAGGTAGTCAGGACACAG tctAGAAGTATTGCAGTACAGCTAATTGCCGTGGAAGCTACTTCCAATGACAACGCTAATTCCCGAAAAGTACCgaagaaaatcaaagaaaacaagTCCACAGCGCTGATCAGTCTCCTGctgttgttttatttctgtGCCTGGTGTCCAGTTCTTATATACTTTCTATACGTTATGCTGACAGAGACTAAACCCAGCCCTTACTTTGG cGCCACCTGTCGGATTTTTGTGTTCACCAATTCCTGTGTGAACGTTTTCGTGTATTCATTGCGGCTTCAAAATTTCCGGAAGTATCTGATGAAAGATATACGTCTGTGCTGCAAAAAATTCTGCGACTATTTACctgaaaagaaaagaagaagCTATCGGATTAATCGCTTAGACAGAGGGGACATAAGTACTGATAGAAGTTCCTCGAAACTATCTGGTCGAGCGGACATAAGTATAATCAACAtacaatga